Proteins from one Leptotrichia sp. OH3620_COT-345 genomic window:
- a CDS encoding LURP-one-related/scramblase family protein has translation MKLYMKQKVFTFNDKFTIKDENGNDKYKVEGEFFSFMKKLHVFNMEGREVAFIQEKFSFGMPKFKVFVEEEEIAEIKQKLTFFKPKFEIAGKNWKVNGNIWGHEYTISNSEGNVAKIEKEWMTWGDSYLIDINDSQDEISVMTVVLAIDAVMTGKN, from the coding sequence ATGAAACTCTATATGAAACAGAAAGTATTTACCTTCAATGATAAATTTACAATTAAAGACGAAAACGGAAATGATAAATATAAAGTAGAAGGTGAATTTTTTTCTTTTATGAAAAAACTACATGTTTTTAATATGGAAGGAAGAGAAGTGGCTTTCATTCAAGAGAAATTTTCATTCGGAATGCCTAAATTTAAAGTATTTGTGGAAGAAGAAGAGATAGCTGAAATAAAACAAAAACTGACTTTTTTTAAACCGAAATTTGAAATAGCGGGAAAAAACTGGAAAGTAAATGGAAATATATGGGGACATGAATATACAATAAGCAATTCAGAAGGAAATGTGGCAAAAATAGAAAAAGAATGGATGACTTGGGGAGACAGTTATCTTATAGATATAAATGACAGTCAGGATGAAATTTCGGTTATGACAGTAGTTTTGGCTATTGATGCGGTTATGACAGGGAAAAATTAG